In one Hymenobacter sp. DG25B genomic region, the following are encoded:
- the rpsO gene encoding 30S ribosomal protein S15, with protein sequence MKLTTEAKQAIFEKNSLQKVATDTGSAEAQIALFTHRITHLTEHLKVNKKDFSTRLGLLKLVGKRRRMLDYLQHREINRYRAIIKELGIRK encoded by the coding sequence ATGAAACTTACTACCGAAGCAAAACAGGCCATCTTTGAAAAGAACAGCCTGCAAAAAGTAGCCACCGATACCGGTTCTGCTGAAGCCCAAATTGCGCTGTTCACGCACCGCATTACCCACCTGACCGAGCACCTGAAGGTGAACAAGAAGGACTTCTCGACCCGCCTGGGTCTGCTGAAGCTGGTTGGTAAGCGTCGTCGCATGCTGGATTATCTGCAGCACCGCGAAATCAACCGCTACCGCGCTATCATTAAGGAGCTGGGTATCCGCAAGTAA
- the rpmI gene encoding 50S ribosomal protein L35, translating to MPKMKTKSGAKKRFTLTGTGKIKRKHAFKSHILTKKTTKQKRNLTHATLVSSADMNRVKDMLNL from the coding sequence ATGCCGAAAATGAAAACCAAATCCGGCGCCAAAAAGCGTTTTACGCTCACCGGCACCGGTAAAATCAAGCGTAAGCACGCCTTCAAGTCGCACATTCTGACCAAGAAGACCACCAAGCAGAAGCGTAACCTCACGCACGCTACCCTGGTTAGCTCGGCAGACATGAACCGCGTAAAGGACATGCTGAATCTGTAA
- the rplT gene encoding 50S ribosomal protein L20, protein MPRSVNHVASRHRRKKVMRLAKGYFGRRKNVWTVAKNAVEKGLLYAYRDRKTKKREFRALWIQRINAGARQYGMSYSQLMGGLKKAGIELNRKVLADLALNHPEAFKGIVEKIK, encoded by the coding sequence ATGCCAAGAAGTGTAAACCACGTGGCTTCGCGCCACCGTCGGAAAAAAGTAATGCGTTTGGCGAAAGGCTATTTCGGCCGTCGCAAGAACGTATGGACCGTTGCTAAAAACGCGGTTGAGAAAGGTTTGCTGTATGCTTACCGTGACCGTAAGACCAAGAAGCGCGAGTTCCGTGCCCTCTGGATTCAGCGTATCAACGCTGGCGCGCGTCAGTACGGCATGTCGTACTCGCAGCTGATGGGCGGCCTGAAAAAGGCGGGCATCGAGCTGAACCGCAAAGTTTTGGCTGATCTGGCTCTGAACCACCCCGAGGCTTTCAAAGGCATTGTGGAGAAAATCAAGTAA
- a CDS encoding START-like domain-containing protein produces MPLSATRSKHRFTVEYPVNASPKILYPYLASATGLSQWFCQRVRTIDNHQFIFTWDNQDHFAEMNSHRTNRSVRFVFLDKNHRHTPDANYLDFTIDSSELTQEVFLRVVDYSEETDEIELQEMWDSLIQNLREQVGG; encoded by the coding sequence ATGCCGCTTTCCGCTACTCGCTCCAAGCACCGTTTTACGGTAGAATATCCAGTAAATGCGTCGCCCAAGATCCTCTATCCGTACTTAGCCTCCGCTACGGGGCTTAGTCAGTGGTTCTGCCAGCGGGTGCGCACCATTGATAATCACCAGTTCATTTTTACCTGGGACAACCAGGACCACTTCGCCGAGATGAACTCGCACCGCACCAATCGCTCGGTTCGGTTCGTGTTTCTGGATAAAAATCATCGCCACACCCCGGATGCCAACTATCTGGACTTCACCATCGACTCTTCGGAGCTGACCCAGGAAGTATTCCTGCGCGTGGTAGACTACTCCGAGGAAACCGATGAGATTGAGCTGCAGGAAATGTGGGATAGTCTGATTCAGAATCTGCGGGAACAGGTAGGCGGCTAG
- the bshB1 gene encoding bacillithiol biosynthesis deacetylase BshB1: MKLDILAFGAHPDDVEMSCSGTLLAAAAVGRKIGIVDFTRGELGTRGTPATRAAEAEVASKILGLSVRENLGLPDGFFRNDREHQLPVIAAIRRYRPEVVLCNAIHDRHPDHGRGAQLASEACFLSGLRMIETLGDDGLPQPEWRPRVVYHYIQDRQIAPDFVVDITEFWPKKWESIKAYRTQFHDPESTEPTTYLSTPVFSNFMEARAREFGHMIGAEFGEGFTRERPLGVRDVMELI, encoded by the coding sequence ATGAAGTTAGATATACTTGCATTCGGTGCCCACCCCGATGATGTAGAAATGTCCTGTTCGGGCACGTTGCTGGCGGCGGCCGCGGTGGGCAGGAAAATCGGTATTGTTGATTTTACCCGGGGAGAATTAGGTACGAGAGGCACGCCGGCCACCCGCGCCGCCGAGGCCGAGGTAGCCAGCAAAATCCTGGGCCTGAGCGTGCGCGAAAACCTGGGCCTGCCCGATGGCTTCTTCCGCAACGACCGGGAGCACCAGTTGCCCGTTATTGCCGCCATCCGCCGCTACCGGCCGGAAGTAGTACTCTGCAACGCCATCCACGACCGGCACCCCGACCACGGCCGCGGCGCCCAGCTGGCTTCGGAAGCCTGTTTCCTGAGCGGACTGCGCATGATTGAAACCCTGGGCGACGACGGCCTGCCCCAACCCGAATGGCGACCCCGCGTGGTGTATCACTACATCCAGGACCGCCAGATTGCGCCCGATTTTGTAGTTGACATCACCGAGTTTTGGCCGAAAAAGTGGGAGTCTATTAAAGCTTACCGCACCCAGTTCCACGACCCGGAAAGCACCGAGCCTACCACCTATCTTTCTACCCCCGTATTCTCCAATTTCATGGAAGCTCGCGCCCGCGAGTTTGGCCACATGATAGGAGCGGAGTTCGGGGAAGGCTTCACCCGGGAACGGCCACTGGGCGTGCGCGATGTAATGGAGTTGATTTAA
- a CDS encoding LptF/LptG family permease — MKKLDKLILRAFVGPFVLTFAVVEFILLTQYMLKYLDDIIGKDLGAGVLLQLLFYFSVLIVPISLPLAVLLSSLMTYGNLGEHQELTAIKTSGISLTRILRPVFLVSLVLAGLAFWFNNNIVPTANLKAFSLLWDVRQQKLALDIREGIFYNGIPGYTIKVDKKEGENGDLLKGVIIYDHTRNNGSAAVILADSGRMFTRYGGQYLSLELFRGTMYLEQPEARGQNETGFARQAFDKNTITFSLASFSLDRTKEELFSENKMMKNIPQLHAYTDSLHDQLNTQRTRLGRELSVYYTYLRFDTVGQKTRQRVKSWKHIPQSVLPPSTDITVSSATDRARNVRSFAASSAESLTNLQRDTNNYRIEIFRKYTQSIAVLIMFLIGAPLGAIIKKGGLGVPVLISILFFIVYYVLSIIGEKYGREDVLPVGAGMWMANAILLPIGLFFLYQARHDSGLLDVEFWRRLPAKIRWPFRGYKKAL, encoded by the coding sequence ATGAAGAAACTGGATAAACTGATTTTACGGGCTTTTGTGGGACCTTTTGTGCTCACGTTTGCCGTGGTAGAATTTATCCTGCTCACGCAATACATGCTGAAGTATCTCGATGATATCATCGGCAAAGACCTGGGTGCGGGGGTTCTTCTGCAGCTGCTGTTTTATTTCAGCGTGCTGATTGTGCCTATTTCCCTGCCGCTGGCCGTGCTGCTGTCTTCCCTGATGACTTACGGCAACCTGGGCGAGCATCAGGAGCTCACGGCCATTAAAACGTCCGGCATTTCGCTCACTCGCATTCTACGCCCCGTATTTCTGGTGAGCCTGGTGCTGGCCGGGCTGGCTTTCTGGTTTAATAACAACATCGTACCCACCGCTAATCTGAAAGCTTTTAGTCTGCTCTGGGATGTGCGCCAACAAAAACTGGCCCTGGACATCCGGGAGGGTATTTTCTACAATGGCATTCCGGGTTACACCATCAAAGTAGATAAGAAAGAAGGGGAGAATGGCGACTTGTTGAAAGGGGTCATCATTTATGATCATACCCGCAACAATGGCAGCGCGGCCGTAATCCTGGCTGATTCCGGCCGCATGTTTACCCGCTACGGCGGGCAATACCTGAGCCTGGAGCTGTTCCGCGGTACCATGTACCTGGAACAGCCCGAGGCCCGGGGCCAGAACGAAACCGGCTTTGCCCGGCAGGCTTTTGATAAGAATACCATTACGTTTTCGCTGGCCTCCTTTTCCCTGGACCGCACCAAGGAAGAGCTGTTTTCGGAAAACAAGATGATGAAGAACATTCCGCAGCTGCACGCCTACACCGATTCGCTGCACGACCAGCTTAATACACAGCGCACGCGGTTGGGCCGGGAACTGAGCGTGTACTACACTTACCTGCGCTTTGATACCGTGGGGCAGAAAACCCGGCAGCGGGTCAAGAGTTGGAAGCACATTCCGCAGTCGGTATTGCCGCCCTCCACGGATATAACCGTGAGCAGCGCCACCGACCGGGCCCGCAACGTGCGCTCCTTTGCCGCCAGCTCCGCGGAAAGCCTTACCAACCTGCAGCGCGACACGAATAACTACCGGATTGAGATTTTCCGAAAATACACCCAGTCCATTGCCGTGCTCATTATGTTCCTGATTGGGGCACCGCTGGGCGCTATTATTAAAAAAGGCGGCCTGGGCGTGCCCGTGCTAATTTCCATCCTGTTCTTCATTGTCTACTATGTGCTGTCCATCATTGGGGAGAAGTACGGGCGGGAGGACGTACTGCCGGTAGGGGCGGGTATGTGGATGGCCAACGCCATTTTGCTGCCCATTGGCTTATTTTTCCTCTACCAGGCCCGCCACGACTCCGGCCTGCTGGACGTAGAGTTCTGGCGCCGGCTGCCGGCCAAAATCCGCTGGCCCTTTCGTGGGTATAAGAAAGCCCTCTAA
- the trxB gene encoding thioredoxin-disulfide reductase gives MENTTPEHVKCLIIGSGPAGYTAAIYAARANMAPVMYQGLQPGGQLTITNDVENFPGYPDGIMGPEMMEDLKKQAARFGTDIRYGLATAVDFSEHPHKVTIDESKEITADAVIIATGASAKWLGLESEARLNGSGVSACAVCDGFFYRGLDVAIVGAGDTAAEEATYLANLCNKVYMLVRKGEMRASKIMQKRVADNPKIEVLYNTATDEILGEHAVEGVRVKNVLTHETRELEVKGFFVAIGHEPNSKIFQPYLHHDEMGYLKTIPGTAKTNVDGVFACGDVQDFTYRQAVTAAGSGCMAALDAERYLAALGVH, from the coding sequence ATGGAGAATACTACCCCGGAACACGTAAAGTGTCTGATTATTGGCTCCGGCCCGGCCGGTTATACCGCCGCTATTTATGCTGCCCGCGCCAACATGGCGCCCGTGATGTACCAGGGCTTGCAGCCCGGCGGCCAGCTCACGATTACCAACGACGTAGAGAATTTTCCCGGCTACCCCGATGGTATTATGGGCCCGGAGATGATGGAAGACCTGAAAAAGCAGGCTGCCCGCTTTGGTACCGACATTCGCTATGGCCTGGCTACTGCCGTTGATTTCTCCGAGCACCCGCATAAAGTAACCATCGACGAAAGCAAGGAAATTACGGCCGATGCGGTCATCATCGCTACCGGGGCTTCGGCCAAATGGCTGGGCCTGGAGTCGGAGGCACGCCTGAATGGCTCGGGCGTATCGGCCTGCGCCGTGTGCGACGGTTTCTTCTACCGGGGCCTTGATGTGGCCATTGTGGGGGCCGGTGACACTGCCGCCGAGGAGGCCACTTACTTGGCTAACCTCTGCAACAAGGTGTACATGCTGGTGCGGAAAGGGGAGATGCGCGCTTCTAAGATTATGCAGAAGCGGGTAGCCGATAACCCTAAAATTGAGGTGCTATACAACACCGCCACCGACGAAATCCTCGGCGAGCATGCCGTGGAAGGCGTGCGCGTGAAGAATGTACTGACCCACGAAACCCGCGAGCTGGAAGTAAAAGGCTTTTTTGTGGCTATTGGCCACGAGCCGAACTCCAAAATATTCCAGCCCTACCTGCACCACGACGAAATGGGCTACCTGAAAACCATTCCGGGTACGGCCAAAACTAATGTAGACGGGGTATTTGCCTGCGGCGACGTGCAGGACTTCACCTACCGCCAGGCCGTAACCGCGGCCGGCTCCGGCTGCATGGCTGCGCTGGACGCGGAGCGGTATCTGGCCGCCCTGGGCGTACACTAG
- a CDS encoding RNA polymerase sigma factor RpoD/SigA, which translates to MRQLKISKQITNRESQSLDKYLQEIGKVDLLTPDEEVTLAQRIKEGDQQALEKLTKANLRFVVSVAKQYQNQGLSLGDLINEGNLGLIKAAKRFDETRGFKFISYAVWWIRQSILQALAEQSRIVRLPLNRVGSLNKISKSFSELEQKFEREPSPEEIAEVLELTTSEVVDTLKISGRHVSVDAPFVQGEENRLLDVLENEDEESPDMGLMNDSLRKEVQRALSTLTKREADVITLYFGLNGEHSLTLEEIGEKFNLTRERVRQIKEKAIRRLRHTSRSKALKPYLG; encoded by the coding sequence ATGAGACAGTTAAAAATCAGCAAGCAGATAACCAACCGCGAAAGCCAGTCGCTGGATAAATACCTCCAGGAGATTGGTAAAGTGGATCTGCTCACTCCCGATGAGGAGGTGACGCTGGCGCAACGCATTAAAGAAGGCGACCAGCAAGCGCTGGAAAAGCTGACCAAGGCCAACCTCCGTTTCGTGGTGTCGGTGGCCAAGCAATACCAGAACCAGGGTCTTTCGCTGGGCGACCTGATCAACGAGGGCAACCTCGGTCTGATCAAAGCCGCTAAGCGTTTCGATGAAACCCGTGGCTTTAAGTTTATCTCCTACGCCGTATGGTGGATTCGTCAGTCGATTCTGCAGGCTTTGGCCGAGCAGTCGCGCATTGTGCGTCTGCCGCTGAACCGCGTAGGCTCGCTGAATAAAATCAGCAAATCCTTCTCCGAGCTGGAGCAGAAATTTGAGCGGGAGCCCTCGCCCGAAGAAATTGCCGAAGTTCTGGAGCTGACGACCTCCGAGGTAGTGGATACCCTGAAAATCTCGGGCCGCCACGTATCCGTGGATGCCCCGTTTGTGCAGGGTGAAGAAAACCGCCTGCTGGACGTGCTCGAGAACGAGGACGAGGAAAGCCCGGACATGGGCCTCATGAACGACTCGCTCCGCAAGGAGGTGCAGCGCGCCCTGAGCACGCTCACCAAGCGCGAAGCCGACGTTATCACGCTGTATTTCGGCCTGAATGGGGAGCATTCCCTCACGCTGGAAGAAATTGGCGAGAAGTTCAACCTCACCCGGGAGCGGGTTCGTCAGATCAAGGAAAAAGCTATTCGCCGCCTGCGCCATACCTCGCGCAGCAAAGCCCTAAAGCCTTACCTCGGGTAA
- the accC gene encoding acetyl-CoA carboxylase biotin carboxylase subunit — protein MKKISKLLVANRGEIALRVLRSAKEMGLKTVAIYSEADRNALHVRYADEAVCVGPPASKDSYLRGDKILEVCRQLGVDAIHPGYGFLSENAEFARQVKEAGLIFVGPSPEAMEIMGDKLSAKQAVQAYNIPLVPGTAEAISDVNEAKQIAQQVGFPILIKASAGGGGKGMRLVHNVEEFEEQMQLAINEAVSAFGDGAVFIEKFVTGPRHIEIQVLGDEHGNIVHLFERECSIQRRHQKVIEEAPSSVLTPELRAEMGRCAVDVARACNYTGAGTVEFLLDDQRNFYFLEMNTRLQVEHPVTEQITGLDLVKEQIRVAEGQPLPFRQEDLTITGHALELRVYAEDPQNNFLPDIGTLTTYVRPQGPGVRVDDGFEQGMDIPIYYDPMIAKLVTFGKDRQEAIERMLRAIDEYQITGIETTLGFGRYVLQHPAFVSGNFDTNFIRDHFTVDSLKPAAADEALDKLAAVLGAMLLSEKKASAVTSADAPAATGSAWKRNRLGGR, from the coding sequence ATGAAAAAAATCTCCAAGCTACTCGTTGCCAACCGGGGCGAAATTGCGCTGCGTGTGCTGCGCTCGGCTAAAGAAATGGGCCTGAAAACCGTGGCTATCTACTCGGAAGCCGACCGCAACGCCCTGCACGTGCGCTACGCCGATGAGGCCGTGTGCGTAGGCCCGCCCGCCAGCAAAGACAGCTACCTGCGCGGAGACAAAATTCTGGAAGTGTGCCGGCAGCTGGGCGTAGATGCCATTCACCCCGGCTACGGTTTCCTGTCAGAAAACGCCGAATTTGCCCGCCAGGTGAAAGAGGCCGGGCTCATTTTCGTGGGCCCCTCGCCGGAAGCCATGGAAATTATGGGCGACAAGCTCTCGGCCAAACAGGCGGTGCAGGCCTACAACATTCCGCTGGTACCCGGCACGGCCGAGGCCATCAGCGACGTGAACGAAGCCAAGCAGATTGCTCAGCAGGTGGGTTTTCCCATTCTGATTAAAGCGTCGGCCGGGGGTGGTGGCAAGGGGATGCGCCTGGTGCATAATGTGGAGGAGTTTGAGGAGCAGATGCAGCTGGCTATCAATGAGGCTGTGTCGGCCTTCGGCGACGGGGCCGTGTTTATTGAGAAGTTCGTCACCGGGCCACGCCACATCGAAATTCAGGTGCTCGGCGATGAGCACGGTAATATTGTGCATCTGTTTGAGCGGGAATGCAGTATTCAGCGCCGCCACCAGAAGGTGATTGAAGAAGCGCCCTCCTCGGTACTCACCCCTGAGCTGCGGGCCGAAATGGGCCGCTGCGCTGTAGACGTGGCCCGCGCCTGCAACTACACCGGCGCCGGTACCGTGGAGTTCCTCCTGGACGACCAGCGCAACTTTTACTTCCTGGAAATGAACACCCGCCTGCAGGTGGAGCACCCGGTAACGGAGCAAATCACGGGTCTGGATCTGGTGAAGGAGCAGATCCGCGTGGCGGAGGGCCAGCCCCTGCCCTTCCGGCAGGAAGACCTCACCATTACGGGCCACGCGCTGGAGCTGCGCGTGTACGCCGAAGACCCGCAGAACAACTTCCTCCCCGACATCGGAACCCTGACAACCTACGTGCGCCCGCAAGGCCCCGGCGTGCGGGTGGACGACGGCTTTGAGCAAGGCATGGACATCCCGATTTACTACGACCCCATGATTGCCAAGCTCGTTACCTTCGGCAAGGACCGGCAGGAGGCCATTGAGCGGATGCTGCGCGCCATTGACGAGTATCAGATTACCGGTATTGAAACTACCCTGGGCTTCGGCCGCTACGTGCTGCAGCACCCGGCTTTTGTAAGCGGCAACTTCGACACCAACTTCATCCGGGACCATTTCACGGTGGATTCTCTAAAGCCTGCCGCGGCAGATGAGGCGCTGGATAAGCTGGCCGCGGTTTTAGGCGCTATGCTGCTTTCGGAGAAGAAAGCTTCGGCCGTAACATCAGCTGATGCCCCAGCGGCCACGGGCTCAGCCTGGAAGCGGAACCGGCTGGGCGGGCGGTAA
- the pnp gene encoding polyribonucleotide nucleotidyltransferase, whose product MPNYNAVTKHITLPDGRQISIETGKLAKFADGAVVVRLGDAMLLATVVSQPSQREGVDFLPLSVDYQEKFGGAGNIPGSFQRREGRLSDQEILVCRLVDRILRPMFPKDYHYEVQVMITLISADKTVQPDALAALAASAALSISDIPFAGPISEVRVARIDGKLQINPLTADIARADMDLIVGATADSVAMVEGEMDEVSEEEMVEAIAYAHEAIKEQVRVQQELAAAVEKSHVKREYPKYDENEDLKQRIHEGVYQHAYKIAQSGNTSKAGRKEAFGEVKKSLSEKILEDQPELDMKMFGRYYSSAEKKAIRDMMIKERTRLDGRALTEIRPIWSEVNYLPGAHGSALFTRGETQSLTTVALGTKLDEQIIDTAMTSGYSKFMLHYNFPAFSTGEVKPNRGPGRREIGHGNLAMRSLKKVLPSDDENPYTIRIVSDILESNGSSSMATVCAGSMALMDAGIKVRAAVSGIAMGLVQDKETGEYAVLSDILGDEDHLGDMDFKVTGTEKGIVACQMDIKIQGLSSEIMTAALHQAREGRLHILREMAKTISEPAAELKPHTPRSHKMLIDKEYIGAVIGPGGKVIQQIQKDTNATVIIEEKDEKGHVSIYASNQEDMQAAIDRIRAIAATPEVGETYKGKVRSIQPYGAFVEIMPGKDGLLHISEVAHERLATLEGVLEVGQEIDVKLLDIDKKTGKYRLSRKVLLPKPEKAAASNGEEQPS is encoded by the coding sequence ATGCCCAACTACAACGCGGTTACCAAACACATTACCCTGCCCGATGGTCGGCAGATTTCCATTGAAACCGGCAAGCTGGCCAAATTCGCTGATGGCGCCGTAGTGGTGCGCCTGGGCGATGCCATGCTGCTGGCCACGGTTGTTTCCCAGCCCAGCCAGCGCGAAGGCGTGGATTTCCTGCCCCTGTCGGTAGACTATCAGGAGAAATTCGGCGGTGCCGGCAACATTCCCGGCTCATTCCAGCGTCGCGAAGGCCGCCTGTCGGACCAGGAAATCCTGGTTTGCCGCCTTGTAGACCGCATCCTGCGCCCCATGTTCCCCAAGGACTATCACTACGAGGTGCAGGTGATGATTACGCTGATTTCAGCCGATAAAACCGTGCAGCCGGATGCCCTGGCTGCCCTGGCTGCTTCCGCTGCCCTGTCGATTTCCGATATTCCCTTCGCTGGTCCGATTTCGGAAGTACGCGTAGCCCGTATCGACGGCAAGCTGCAGATCAACCCCCTCACCGCCGATATTGCCCGCGCCGACATGGACCTGATTGTAGGTGCTACCGCCGACTCAGTGGCCATGGTGGAAGGTGAAATGGACGAAGTGAGCGAAGAGGAAATGGTAGAAGCCATTGCCTACGCCCACGAAGCCATTAAAGAGCAGGTACGCGTGCAGCAGGAGCTGGCCGCCGCCGTGGAGAAATCCCACGTGAAGCGCGAGTATCCGAAGTATGACGAAAACGAAGACCTGAAGCAGCGCATTCACGAAGGAGTGTACCAGCACGCCTACAAAATCGCGCAGTCGGGCAACACCAGCAAAGCCGGCCGCAAGGAGGCTTTTGGTGAGGTGAAGAAGTCCTTGAGCGAGAAAATCCTTGAGGATCAGCCGGAGCTGGACATGAAGATGTTCGGCCGCTACTACTCTTCAGCAGAGAAGAAAGCCATCCGCGACATGATGATTAAGGAGCGCACCCGCCTCGATGGCCGCGCTCTGACCGAAATTCGCCCCATCTGGAGCGAGGTGAACTACCTGCCCGGTGCCCACGGCTCGGCCCTGTTCACCCGCGGCGAAACCCAGTCGCTGACTACGGTGGCCCTCGGCACCAAGCTCGATGAGCAAATCATCGATACGGCCATGACTTCGGGTTACAGCAAGTTCATGCTGCACTACAACTTCCCCGCTTTCTCTACGGGTGAAGTAAAGCCTAACCGCGGCCCCGGCCGTCGGGAAATTGGCCACGGCAACTTGGCTATGCGCTCCTTGAAGAAGGTTTTGCCTTCCGATGACGAGAATCCATATACCATCCGTATCGTGTCGGACATCCTGGAGTCGAACGGCTCCTCGTCGATGGCGACGGTATGCGCGGGCTCTATGGCCCTGATGGACGCGGGCATTAAAGTGCGCGCGGCCGTTTCGGGTATTGCCATGGGCCTGGTGCAGGACAAAGAAACCGGCGAATACGCCGTGCTTTCCGACATCCTGGGCGATGAGGACCACCTCGGCGACATGGACTTTAAAGTAACCGGCACTGAGAAAGGTATCGTGGCTTGCCAGATGGACATCAAAATCCAGGGCCTGAGCAGCGAAATCATGACGGCTGCCTTGCACCAGGCCCGCGAAGGCCGCCTGCACATCCTGCGCGAGATGGCCAAGACCATTTCGGAGCCCGCGGCTGAGCTGAAGCCTCATACGCCCCGCTCGCACAAGATGCTCATCGATAAAGAGTACATCGGTGCGGTTATCGGACCCGGCGGTAAAGTCATTCAGCAGATCCAGAAGGATACCAACGCTACGGTTATCATTGAGGAGAAGGACGAGAAAGGCCACGTAAGCATCTACGCTTCCAACCAGGAAGACATGCAGGCAGCTATTGACCGGATCCGGGCTATTGCGGCCACGCCGGAAGTGGGTGAGACCTACAAAGGCAAAGTTCGCAGCATCCAACCGTACGGCGCTTTCGTAGAAATCATGCCGGGTAAGGATGGTCTGCTGCACATTTCGGAAGTGGCCCACGAGCGTCTGGCTACGCTGGAAGGCGTACTGGAAGTAGGGCAGGAAATTGACGTGAAACTGCTCGATATCGACAAGAAGACCGGTAAGTACCGCTTGTCGCGCAAGGTATTGCTGCCAAAGCCTGAGAAGGCCGCTGCCAGCAATGGGGAGGAGCAGCCAAGCTAG
- a CDS encoding M23 family metallopeptidase: MLNFVKYWLVPLLLVVALLAAPTSALAQRRKPAPTRAKGSSSGNRKDFFRFKSPVIKYVRPDTTVLIKTEDLPDDDSEAAKSIYFNPAKKLSIVSEDTSSLNEGGQHIVEISEQVLIDSSWIKVAGYYAIWDTHNINPYRVDGRRIKDTLNLRLIDPPRQRFAKMPLESTPLTSDFGFRGSRWHYGVDLDLETGDSVKAAFDGVVRISKWDGSGYGNYLLVRHYNGVETLYGHLQKALVAPGTFVKAGQLIGKGGSTGRSTGSHLHFEVRYEGNPIDPERMYDFPDYKLRGDNFQITSALFNYYSRALRARSSSSHRSAPSAARRVVTHRIRSGDTLSEIAQKYGVSVSQLKRLNKGTSTLKLGRTLRIK, encoded by the coding sequence TTGCTGAACTTTGTGAAATACTGGCTGGTGCCGCTGCTTTTGGTGGTAGCCCTGCTGGCAGCACCCACCTCCGCGCTGGCTCAACGCCGTAAACCTGCCCCCACGCGGGCTAAAGGCAGCTCCAGCGGAAACCGGAAAGACTTTTTTCGGTTTAAGTCGCCGGTTATTAAGTATGTGCGGCCCGATACGACCGTGCTAATCAAGACGGAGGATTTGCCCGACGACGACTCCGAAGCTGCCAAATCCATCTATTTTAACCCGGCAAAAAAGCTTTCCATCGTGAGTGAGGATACGTCTTCGCTTAACGAAGGCGGGCAGCATATTGTGGAGATATCCGAACAGGTGCTGATTGATAGCTCCTGGATTAAAGTGGCCGGTTACTATGCCATTTGGGATACGCACAACATCAACCCTTACCGGGTAGATGGCCGCCGGATTAAGGATACTCTGAACCTGCGTCTGATTGACCCGCCGCGGCAGCGCTTCGCTAAAATGCCCCTGGAATCTACCCCGCTTACTTCCGATTTCGGGTTTCGGGGCTCCCGCTGGCACTATGGTGTAGATCTGGACCTGGAAACCGGCGACTCCGTGAAAGCGGCTTTTGATGGGGTAGTGCGCATTTCCAAGTGGGACGGCTCCGGCTACGGCAACTACTTGCTGGTGCGCCACTACAACGGCGTTGAAACCCTGTATGGCCATTTACAAAAAGCGCTGGTGGCGCCGGGTACCTTTGTAAAAGCCGGCCAGCTGATAGGTAAAGGGGGCAGCACCGGCCGCAGCACCGGCTCGCACCTGCACTTTGAAGTGCGCTACGAGGGCAACCCCATTGACCCGGAACGCATGTACGACTTCCCGGACTACAAGCTGCGCGGCGACAATTTCCAGATTACCTCGGCGCTTTTCAATTACTACAGCCGCGCCCTCCGGGCTCGTTCGTCCAGCTCGCACCGTAGCGCGCCGTCGGCAGCCCGGCGGGTGGTCACGCACCGCATCCGCTCCGGCGATACCCTGTCGGAAATTGCCCAGAAATACGGGGTGTCTGTTAGTCAGCTCAAGCGCCTGAACAAGGGAACCTCCACGCTGAAGCTGGGTCGGACGCTGCGCATTAAGTAA